One Verrucomicrobiota bacterium genomic region harbors:
- a CDS encoding mechanosensitive ion channel family protein yields the protein MNQDTCSIPELAAGQRIQACTTPRLSVYFPVMKMKFQSAFNAYVAVLVVILVWAVWADAQTVTNAVATTNAPTAMSKASVTLKNMFDPAQHQAMTFGLDRVEYLQVPVLGTPGWKYFAFGIYIALAWLASRIVDWLFQVVMKRLTEKTETKLDDMLVELLHGPVKVITFVILLHIGLNIFDWPVWVDKYLSRGLKLVVAWSITYMAVRGVDLLMHHLRTRAAEDDRVYEAQLFPVLSKTLKIFIVLVAFLVTAQNLDFNITGILASLSIGGLALGLAAQDTLANLFGAVAIFADKPFRVGDRIQLDTLDGSVERIGLRSSRVRNLDGHLVTIPNKTIANATVTNVSRRPHIRTVLDLGLTYDTSSAKIRVALAILEEIFRQHPKTEDLVISFNKFADSALNIQVIHWYKGTDWRAHLADMQAIYLTIKDRFDTAGIEFAFPTQTLHLKRSTGPGSIEKSV from the coding sequence ATGAATCAGGACACTTGCTCCATCCCTGAGTTGGCGGCAGGCCAGCGAATTCAAGCTTGCACAACGCCCCGGCTGAGCGTCTATTTTCCGGTGATGAAAATGAAGTTTCAAAGCGCGTTCAACGCGTATGTGGCCGTGCTGGTGGTCATCCTGGTGTGGGCCGTGTGGGCGGATGCCCAAACGGTCACCAATGCCGTGGCCACCACCAACGCGCCCACCGCCATGAGCAAAGCTTCTGTCACACTGAAGAACATGTTTGATCCCGCCCAGCATCAGGCCATGACCTTTGGCTTGGATCGGGTGGAGTATTTGCAGGTACCGGTCTTGGGCACGCCCGGTTGGAAATACTTTGCGTTTGGCATTTATATCGCCCTGGCTTGGCTGGCATCCCGAATCGTGGACTGGTTGTTCCAAGTGGTGATGAAGCGGTTGACCGAAAAAACCGAGACCAAATTGGATGACATGCTGGTGGAATTGCTGCATGGCCCGGTGAAGGTGATCACGTTCGTCATCCTGTTGCATATCGGCTTGAACATCTTCGATTGGCCGGTGTGGGTGGACAAATATCTCTCGCGCGGCTTGAAGCTCGTTGTGGCTTGGTCCATCACTTATATGGCCGTGCGCGGCGTGGATTTATTGATGCATCATTTGCGCACCCGGGCCGCAGAGGACGATCGCGTTTATGAAGCCCAATTGTTTCCCGTTCTCAGCAAAACGTTGAAAATTTTTATCGTGCTGGTGGCCTTCCTCGTCACGGCGCAAAACCTCGATTTCAACATCACCGGCATCCTCGCTTCGCTCTCGATCGGTGGCCTGGCGCTGGGCCTTGCCGCCCAGGATACCCTGGCTAATCTGTTCGGCGCCGTGGCGATCTTTGCCGACAAACCGTTCCGGGTCGGCGACCGCATCCAGTTGGACACGTTGGATGGCAGTGTGGAACGCATTGGTTTGCGCAGCTCGCGCGTGCGTAACTTGGACGGCCATTTGGTCACCATCCCCAATAAAACCATCGCCAACGCCACCGTCACCAACGTCTCGCGCCGCCCGCACATCCGCACGGTATTGGATCTGGGCCTGACCTATGACACCTCCAGCGCAAAAATACGCGTGGCGCTCGCCATCCTCGAAGAAATCTTCCGCCAGCATCCGAAAACCGAGGACTTGGTGATTTCCTTCAACAAGTTTGCCGATTCCGCCCTCAACATCCAAGTGATCCACTGGTATAAGGGCACCGATTGGCGGGCCCACCTGGCCGATATGCAGGCGATTTACCTGACGATCAAGGATCGGTTCGACACCGCCGGCATTGAGTTTGCCTTCCCGACGCAGACCTTGCATTTGAAACGCAGTACTGGCCCCGGTTCGATCGAGAAATCCGTATGA
- a CDS encoding ribonuclease H-like domain-containing protein — protein sequence MKNIVYFDLETKNSFDDVGGRNNMRALRVSIGVTYSSATGEYHIFDEHHVNDLIEELRRADLVVGYNILGFDYEVLIGHNVLFDPSTLPSLDLMADLAVQFKFRPSLDAVANATLGVEKTSDGLQAIRWYREGKLLEIAEYCCYDVKLTRMIHEYGRYHGQLYVVDRNNVKRSAPVKW from the coding sequence ATGAAGAACATCGTTTATTTCGATTTGGAAACGAAGAACTCCTTCGATGACGTGGGGGGCCGGAATAATATGCGTGCCCTGCGCGTCAGCATCGGGGTGACCTATAGTTCCGCCACAGGTGAATACCATATCTTCGACGAACACCATGTCAACGACCTCATCGAGGAGTTGCGGCGCGCGGACCTGGTGGTGGGTTATAACATCCTCGGTTTTGATTACGAGGTGCTCATTGGTCACAACGTCTTGTTCGATCCTTCAACTTTGCCCTCGCTGGACCTGATGGCAGACCTCGCAGTGCAATTTAAATTCCGGCCGTCCCTCGACGCGGTGGCCAACGCGACGCTGGGGGTGGAGAAAACCAGCGACGGATTGCAGGCCATTCGTTGGTATCGGGAAGGCAAGCTGCTGGAAATCGCCGAGTACTGCTGCTACGATGTGAAACTCACCCGGATGATTCACGAATACGGACGCTACCACGGCCAGC